A single window of Vidua chalybeata isolate OUT-0048 chromosome 7, bVidCha1 merged haplotype, whole genome shotgun sequence DNA harbors:
- the ARL5A gene encoding ADP-ribosylation factor-like protein 5A isoform X2: MNEVVHTSPTIGSNVEEIVVNNTRFLMWDIGGQESLRSSWNTYYTNTEFVIVVVDSTDRERISVTKEELYKMLAHEDLKKAGLLIFANKQDVKECMTVAEISQFLKLTSIKDHQWHIQACCALTGEGLCQGLEWMMSRLKIR, from the exons ATGAACGAGGTGGTTCACACCTCTCCCACCATCGGGAGCAACGTGGAGGAGATCGTGGTGAACAACACGCGCTTCCTGATGTGGGACATCGGGGGCCAGGAGTCCCTGCGCTCCTCCTGGAACACCTACTACACCAACACCGAG TTTGTGATAGTTGTGGTGGACAGCACAGACAGAGAGAGAATTTCTGTGACTAAAGAAGAGCTGTATAAAATGTTAGCACACGAG GACCTGAAGAAAGCAGGATTGCTGATCTTTGCTAACAAGCAGGATGTGAAGGAGTGCATGACAGTAGCTGAGATCTCCCAGTTCCTGAAGCTGACTTCAATTAAGGATCACCAGTGGCACATTCAGGCCTGCTGTGCTCTCACTGGAGAGGG gctgtgccaagGACTGGAGTGGATGATGTCCCGGCTGAAGATCAGATGA
- the ARL5A gene encoding ADP-ribosylation factor-like protein 5A isoform X1, which produces MGILFTRIWRLFNHQEHKVIIVGLDNAGKTTILYQFSMNEVVHTSPTIGSNVEEIVVNNTRFLMWDIGGQESLRSSWNTYYTNTEFVIVVVDSTDRERISVTKEELYKMLAHEDLKKAGLLIFANKQDVKECMTVAEISQFLKLTSIKDHQWHIQACCALTGEGLCQGLEWMMSRLKIR; this is translated from the exons ATGGGGATCCTCTTCACCAGGATATGGAGGCTCTTCAACCACCAGG AGCACAAAGTGATCATTGTGGGCCTGGACAATGCAGGGAAAACGACCATTCTGTACCAATT CTCCATGAACGAGGTGGTTCACACCTCTCCCACCATCGGGAGCAACGTGGAGGAGATCGTGGTGAACAACACGCGCTTCCTGATGTGGGACATCGGGGGCCAGGAGTCCCTGCGCTCCTCCTGGAACACCTACTACACCAACACCGAG TTTGTGATAGTTGTGGTGGACAGCACAGACAGAGAGAGAATTTCTGTGACTAAAGAAGAGCTGTATAAAATGTTAGCACACGAG GACCTGAAGAAAGCAGGATTGCTGATCTTTGCTAACAAGCAGGATGTGAAGGAGTGCATGACAGTAGCTGAGATCTCCCAGTTCCTGAAGCTGACTTCAATTAAGGATCACCAGTGGCACATTCAGGCCTGCTGTGCTCTCACTGGAGAGGG gctgtgccaagGACTGGAGTGGATGATGTCCCGGCTGAAGATCAGATGA